The sequence TTTCATTTCAGTTATGTGTCGATCAGCAACACAATTATAATTTGTACTTTGACATTACTGTAGCCAACTGGATGCCTCCCGACTTACTCTTTATGGATCTTGTGGCTGGAGATTGGTTTCAGATTTCCCATGTTTGCCCAGGCTAACTTCCTGCTCTCCTCGGTCAGGTCTTCAAAGGAGGAGTCCTCACTCTGAAAGGCTGCAAAAAGAACATACAACTGCGGTAGGGATATGTGGTAGACAAAAATGACAGATTGGGGTGGACGCTGCTTATGCCAAtgcacaattaatcattaatctgtataaattaaataaatcagaaGTTATGAgcatattattacattatttatgcctatatttttttaattagttaagAAATTATTTAGGTCAGTTGAAacaaagtttggacacactttaATGCATGTCATGATTGGTCACACTTTTGTCTATGAATTAAGCCCCTTACTGAAATATTTCACGGATTGCATGGTAATACACCCAGCTTCTAAAGAAGAGTGTCATGCTATTGTAATAGAAGAGTCACTGAAATACAAATTGCCTCCCGAACTGCACAAAGCAACTGCTGCATGAACAGAACACTTAGAGCTGTAAATTATCATCTGCACCATTGGTCAGCATGACTGTGAACTTTACCAATACGATAACATGCCTTAAATTTTGAAAGGGCGCCCTGTTCACAAgttgcttgtttttgttttttttgctgtgtgtgtttctgcaagTCTACCTGGAGACAGTTCACTGACTGGTGAGCTGCTGCTGGGGCTTCGAGTTATGTTGTGAAACCTTGGCGTGATCCTCTGAGGGTGAGGGAGGGTGAACAGCTGTTTGGGCGTCTGGCCGAACTCCAGGATCTGTGTCAGCATGGCAATTCTCTGGTCAGGGTCCTCAATGCTTATCAGGGAAATAGAAAGTTAGTTCCATGACGTAATGTAAAATGTCTTATATAGTTAATATTTTGTGAGTGATTTTCTTTGATACCTATCGCAGTCAATGCCTCCTTCGTAGGTCAGTGGGTGAAACACTTAAAGACAATGGGATAAATATGAGTCTTTGTCCAGTTTTGGTGGGTTTGATGTTAAAAAACGCTGCTGGTTATTTTACCATTATGGGCTGCGACAGCTTCACTGCCTTTCTGTTTGAAGCCAAACACCAGGTCAATCCACTCATGAAGGTTCTCCGACACATACTGACTCTCCAGTGCTGTCTTGTGCTTTTGAAGAAAGTCCCTGGTATCTGGAGTCATGACAAACAGGACACAGTAAATGTGAAGCAGCACAGACTGAAAGTGATAGTAATATTGTTAAAAACAGCACAGGGACTGTAGAGTTTGACATTGTGTTGTCAGGATGTTGGAGTGAGGATGAGGGAAGATAGGACACCTGGGTCCAACCAAGTTCCCACGCATACCATGGTTAGATGGGAGGACGTTACCTGAGGCCCACGCTGGGAGAACAACATCCCCGACTAAGCTTCCGTTCTGCCGTCTGCCCAAACCAAGACTCCGTTTGTTTTCCAGGAAGCTACAGTCATCACCATAAAACTCTGGAATCAACTGCATTAAACAGAAAGACATTCAGACAAGGCGTTAACCACACTACTAAACCTTACCAAGACTGCACAGTATGTAAGCCAAAAATTGCTGCATTGTACAAGCAGATAGTGCCATCATCAATGACTCAATTACTTGTGTCAGACTAATCCATAATGCCCAGTCATGGTTGGAGTGGTCTCCCCCCACAAATAAAaaggcattttaggcctttatttgtgacATGAACTTGTGACAACTTATATCGTACAGGAAagtggagagagaaggggaatgacaagCACTGTGTCGAGGACTTGGCCTCTGTGTATGGGCCTGAGCTCTACTAGGTGAGCTGCTTAGGCGCCTGAACAAAAAATAACtattaaacagtaaaaattgaAAAGGCAAGCACAGACATATGAATGATTTCACAcctattattataataataattttggtgAACAGAACAATTctgatttaaaagttttttatGAATACGGCAGGGGTTTCTAACTGACGTAATATACAGTTGAGTCGGATTTTACCTCTTTGAAGTCAGTTGCCCCCTCCAAGCAGTTTTTCCACGTATCACCTATGCTGTAAGAAGTCAATGCAGGTCAGTAAATACCAACATGCAAAATACTACtttctttaaagctatagtgcatagtttctgtcgccccctatgaggaattctaagtaatgagaACAACACTGCcggtgcgtccacatgatacaagccttctgtgatcccGAAAatgccccccacccctctccaAAGCAGTTGCTTGGAGtcgaggacacggaggattttAAAAAACGATGATGCATTCTTCAGAAgaagtaattatcttcacttgagtttctgcgtgggaaagtcaccggacgacacaatcttctgggcatagtcatactgagaaatccagagagagttgtgtggcgctgagagtcttaattagctttggagcaactcatttggcaatggcttgaatgtaagcggacattcattaatatcaaaatacTACATTTAATTACAACGTCTTTAATGCAATAACATGTAGGAATGAACAGAttaaatataaatcttttaCTCTCTCTTAAATTTTTTCATGTATTGCAATTTGATACCACCCTGTCCCATaatattcataaataaatacatttatctgTAAAAAGCAATTATCTAATTGTACAGTATGAAGAAATATCTTAATCGTTTATTTGTTTTCAGTGTTAATTTATTCTAAATCTTCCCTGATTTGTGACTCATTCATGGTTTATCAAATTTGAAGTAAATATAATGTACCTATTAAACATGCGATCTGCATGGTCATAGCGGCCGTTCTGGAGACACAGCATGTGTTCTGGAGCTGCAGGGGAGAAGACAGTAAGCAGTAGCAACATTTTAGCGGTGCATTTCAGTAGAAGTGAAGATTGTAGCCACACGTCAACAGACTTGAACACCCAGaacacaaatgcacattaaaaaagaaaccaagaaaGAGGTTATTTGattcatcatttttatttgtataccaTGTATACCATACCTTTGTATACCATACCTTTGTCTGGTCCGACATTGTTTGTCTACTGACTAAACTGTTAGATAGACCGACGTTGACAATGTGGCTGCAAGATTATTTAGATTAGTATGATAtctaaaacatgttttgattaTAGTTGTAGAAGGCAAGTTTTGTAGatacaaagaaaaaatgtaagttTCACATGTTAGTGAACAGTGACAGtattcttacagtgcagacgtaCGCAGACAAAAACAGACGCAGTGGTTGAGCAGAGGTCGACCGTGCATAAACACACTGAATGTATGCTGTGTGCACTCTGCTTCCATACTGTAGCTTTAATGATGAAGTGTGTGACATACCGACTCTGACCAGGTAGAAGAGGACGTAGCCTGGTGATGAGTAGTGACTGCCATACAGGAAGCGAGGTTCAGGCATGCCTCTGTAGCGAGCCTGTGAAAATGACAACTCTGCGTTTACTGATGCTCATAGCACAGAAACAATATCCGGCAAACATCCAGTTTTTGCCCAATGACAAGTTAAATAAAATCCATAGACTTAGTCAATGGgttaaatttttaaaagaaaacacgaAAGCAGCAGAGTCTCACCAGTAGTTGGTCAAGCCGCTCTTTGTTTAGGGCTCCCACAGGTTTGCTCAGGTCCCTGAATGTGGCAGCGTTTGTCATATCTGGGAAATGGATGTCAAAGTTTTAACAATTAGATATTGATGCATGTTTAATACGGCCGATTATAGCCCAATCTTAGTATCGGTTATAAGACGACTAGATGGTAGGTACAGTAAATGCATCCCAGAAGCTGGATGTGTAGTGACCTTGATCACCTGGGCCTCTGCAGCTAACGTGTAATGTATATTAATAtgtgtgttgtcattttctgtTGACCAACCCAACTGCGCGCTGGTGTAGTCAGCAATGACCCAGGGGAAGACGGGATACTGGGAGAGGTCGTTGCAGCTGCGGTCAGCCAAGTTGTTGAGGTGAAGGAGATACTGGTAGTTGCTCAGGTGGCCGCGCTGCCACTGCAGCATGTAACTCTCTGCTGTGTGCTCCATCATGTGGTTCTCTGTGcaaggaggaagaaaacagcAGGGTTAAGTCAGTCATGTGTTATGAGGTTTCACCACTAAGGGTTGATCCCAATATTTTGGATCAATGCAGACAGCTCAAACTCATGTAGGCCATCAAGGGAGAATAAACCCCTCCTCTGAAAGCCTGCATACAtcattgtatgtatatttgcGTTGGGTTTCTAGACATTCTAGACACGAGTTTCTAAAGACATTTTCAAGGCCACTAATTTGTAAATGAAAGACTAATtccatcaataaaaaataaatctgtcttAAAAGCAAGAAAAGCAGCACCCAGAGACAAATTTACATCCATAAGACTTACTCTTCAATACTCTTGTACACAAGATTGTTTAGGACACCCTGTAAGACATTCACTACTGGCTTTGAGCTTGCTCACCCAAGAAACTGGCGATGTAGTAGTAGATTTCATCTCTGTCGGCCGAGTTGTAAAACTTCAGGTAGATGTCGGAGCAGAAATCATTCTCGGTACAGAACACCTCTAGACCCTGAGTGAGGAGAGACATGTACCCAAACGTGGGGATTTAAAACGATTAGAGCCATATTGACCACattcttatttatttgcttACTCCGACTAGTTGTGCTCACCAGTGGTCTCAGTCCATGCCGTCTTTTGTAGATTCTCCTGACTCTGTTAAGTTTGATTTGTATCACCTGTTTCTGAAATGACAAGTCAAACAAACATGATATCACTGCCTGAGCTCAATAACGGAACTTAGCTTGTCCCCTCAGATGTTGCGGCTCACCGGATATCCATTGAGAGGCTGGAAGTAGAGGCTTTCATCTGTTATGCAGACGTGGCCTGGATTGCACACCAGAGGCATGACCATCTCCACTGCACACTCCATGTGAGGCATCTCAGCAACACTCTGAAAGCTTTACATCAGATTCCCAACATTGTCTTATCCAGCTGCATACTCAGACGTAATTAATACTACAACACTCAACGCTTTCATCAGCATTTTTCATCAAAAACTGCAATCTAACAAACAATGAACGTTAAATGTTAAAAGTGCTGAAGTCAACATACCAGTTTTTGTCAAAAGATGACCTTGCCAGTCGTGATTGTAAATTTGCTGCAATCTAGAATTACACAAGAACTGTATGTGTGAGTACTGATGATCATATGATGGTTACCAATACTTAACAATTAAATCAATAATCATGCACTGAAGGACGTAAGATTATTCTGAATACAAGTCCAAGAAGCAAAATGGATCCTTCATACTGACGATTTCTGCCATTTCATCATctttcaggctttaaaggccCACTGTGTGCTTTAACTTTAAGCAGTGATTAACTCACCATTGCAGTCTGGTCTCCAAGCTTTTCCAGACGGGACGCTCTGTGGAGCTGCAAAATTTACCACAGTCTAAATGAGCAAAGAGACACCAACACATACCGGCGCAGTACATCAAATGCAGCAAAAGGTCATGTTTTCCTGAGTCAAGAACAATCAAACAGCTCCgtttattaaaacaaacatgcaaaccCAATGCCCATGACTCTAGGTAACTAGCCACTATTGTTTGGGAGTAGCTACGCACCTGGAGTAATGTTTGAACAACATCTTCAGTTTTGCTCCAACCTTCCAACTGAAATGTCACTTTCTTTTCCCCCTGCCAGAGTGATGAGAGAAGTTTCAGGGTTTTATACAGGGGTTGAATACATGAGAAAATCTTGGAGCACAACTTCTTCTGCACTCATCTTTGGGTAAATGCTTCTGTGGGTCTTCAACCATTTTTTACGAGACCTTAATGTTGACATAATTATGTCATAgctaaaatgttgctgttttagAGTAAGAATTTTTTATCTGAGGCTGTGATACCTCAAGTGTTACTGATCGTATTGCACTAAATTTCAACTAAACAGGATCTTTAAGCGatatttatgcttctgcgtaaAATCTCAGCCAGGGCTACGTACGTAACATGTAAGACCCTACAGCGCAGCCTGACATGCACCTttggaaaaatgtaactacacactGCTCGACTGTGGATTGATAGCCCTGCATTTCCCcctactcatttcctggttctccttctccataaacaacatgaaatcaaggagagggttaacttttcctgctacagatttcccaccgtggtcagaaagcataGGGGAGACACACTtggtttctctcactatgactctagagtcactacTCGCCCCAAAGCTAATCACtatcactctctcacttgctctaacacacacacacacacacacacacacacacacacacgcacgcacgcacgcacacaataACCATCATAGGAGAGTTTCAGTTGACTCACCCTTTCATTTCTGTACGGTGCTATGACATTGCTCTCTTTGATGTAAATAACCTGGGAAAAGTGAGAAtgaaatctgtgtttttttaaaagctgtcaTGACAAAATGTATATGATGAACAAGATAATGAATCTGGATACATCAAAGACAAATGAATACTATTTATTACAGTGTAACAAGCTAAGAGGACTCATGCACCTTAGAATATCATTACATCACATAAATAGTATCTATATTTTAAAGATGACTCACCTGTACACATGAAATAGAGATGACAGATGGCCTCGGCctatgaggaaaaaaacaaacgagTTAAAACACCAAAGATATCACTGTATTTAATTTCGGTAGTTAATTTCTTTACttacattccttttttttttagagggaAACCAAAACTAAATGCTCCGCACCCTGCTATGTCTTGTTGaaccctgctgtgccctgctatgccctgttgaaccctgctacgtcctgctacgccctgctatgccctgttgagccctgctatgtcctgctatgtcctgttgaaccctgctacgtcctgctacgccctgctatgccctgctatgtcctgttgaaccctgctatgccctgctatgccctgttgaaccctgctacgtcctgctacgccctgctatgccctgttgagccctgctatgtcctgttgaaccctgctacgtcctgccacgccctgctatgccctgctatgtcctgttgaaccctgctacgccatgaactacaacaactactatttctagtcactgttccattatctttattgtgactattactGCCTCCGTTCACCACACTCCCAACCGGCtccatcagacaccgcctaccaagagaaAGGTTTCTACCTAAAAGAAAGTATCTCCTCACctctgtcgcactaaatgcttgcttttGGGGGAATTACAAGacttgttggggctttgtaaattatagtgtgtggtctggacctacgctatctgtaaagtgtcttgagataactattgttatgatctgatactataaataaaactgaattgcaTTGACAATTGAATTGTGTGATTTTGCTTATCAACACTGAATAACAAACATCAAATGCGTTCCAAACTAAATATCTGGGTATGTCTACCACGATACTGTCCCAGAGGTTTGTGGAATTAGTAAAGATCAGATCTagtatgctcaatgatgttggATTCAAAATTGGTTTCCAAGCATAGTAATCATTTGCACGACATTTTTTAAGTTACCAAACCAGTTTGACAACTGGATAAACAAGAGAGAGCCAAAACCACACTCACTCGTTGAAAGGGTTGTTCTCACACTCCACAAACTCAATCTTCTTACAGTCTCGAAGAGGAATCTGCAGAAACAGCAAAAAATATTGATGTAACCATGGTTACTGCATCTAGTGTAAAACAGACACGCAATGCAAAACATGGATGTTATATAGTAAATACAGTTTGAAATTCagtatgttttacttttttaaaactgcatatatatatatatatatatatatatagcaacttatttattttgttataccTCATTGCctgtttggttaaaataaaatgtatttggtAGTTAGAATTAAAagacatattatacataaaaTAGTATTAAAACAAACCTTTAAAATGGGCTCTGAAAGATCTTCTGGATCAAATATGGCAGATCTGGAACAGACCTTGAACGAGCCTCTAACTTTTCTTGAAGgaaaaataactaatgttagccTCCACCACAATACACTGATTATCACTGTAAACTTCATATCTTTACACATAAATATGTAACTTCTCCTTTTTGGACACACATTCCGTCTGCTTTGATAAACAAATAGACAATAAATCTCAAATGTCTGAATAATCTTGTAAGAGGATAAGATGGTGTTTGAACAGCTGCTCCTTACAAGCTAACACAACTGCCAAAAGCTGTGAAGGCTTTGAATAAATATCAGTCCCTGCAAACACCTACACCTGTATAAATACAATAAAGTGCTACAAGCATATCAAGGGGTTCACAGCTTATTCTGGCTTTTACACACAATAGGGGGTTGGCATCACAACATGGTGATCAGGATTATCACATTTTATGACAAGAAGGTTGAAACAAAAAGAATCCGGTGAGCCCATGCTGAGGATACACAGAGAAACCACATTTGTGTAGTCACAGATTAGGCTGGATCAACGACATTTACAGATATTTCAAGGATGTCCCTCCccttttgctctgtgtgtgttgctgtttttaaactCCGCCCGCTACAGAACAACAACCAGAACCCGCGGGCTAGCAAGCTACAAGCTACAAGCTACTATTGGCAAATGGCAAGTTtcaaagaaaatttggatcatgcaacaaggcaggcctgctttgtCCTttcggggaatgactgtaaagatttacaaagaatatatttacatttgctttttaactgggacgttttgagACCAATTGGTGGGTGTTTGTTATGGGAAAAGTACATACggtgatacactggtaagacCTTAATGAGGTTTATCCAgatgggcgcccagatagctcagttggtagagcgggctcccatatacagaggcttgctcctcgaaGCAGTGGGCCCAGGTTTGATTCCGACCTGCATGTCGTTAGCCGTCTCTTTCCCCTGTcatgtcaattaaaggcctaaaatttttatatcttaaaaaaaaataaaaaaaaatgttcccagccaatttaaatagctcacgttactgtattgtgcaAACAGTTCACCTCATTTAATATAGTATCtggcgttttcttttggggtgcaaaacaagttccttcccgagtctattttgcagagccacggTTGCTAAATCCAGAgcttagcactgcccaagacaattgtgattggtttaaagaaatgcaaacaacccagagtgttttttctcCTATTGCAGAATGTATGTGTCAGGAGGAAGCAGACCTTACTCCCCAGCGCTGCGAGAAAGGACTGGCGATGCAAGATTAGTCCCATATAGTCATACTGCATGTCACATTTAGTGAAGTGAATGATGTTACGATATTAGTTGTAGATAAAGCATTGTTATTAACAATCTAAATTACCTCTGCTTTTTTGAACTGGTGGTCACGTGGTAAGCAGTGTGCTGTTCAAAATAATATTCCTCCAAATCCAACAACAGGAGAGAAAAcctagggggaaaaaaacaatagaggAGAGTGAGATAACATAGAGTTACTGTAAAATGGGAGCTGCAGTGTGTTGAACATTGTGTAAAGGACAGGATCAACCTGCAACTAATCCAAACAATGCCGGATTAGAACCTTCTGTCACTCCTAACTTGATTGGCAGGTCTTCTGATACAAAGGCAAACACTACACAAGGATCTACGCTCTTTACTGTAAGCAGTAATTGGCAATGACAATATTAGACCTCAGGCACCTCCAACAATGCTCactaaataacaaaaagaaaaacacacaaccagCTAAATCTGAATCTAACACAAAAAATAGGACAAGATATAGGgcaaaatttaaacaaaaaaaatatatgaatgagGTAATATGGCCTAGttatacaatacattttaaaaagtgtagaCTGTACTGCAAATGAATGTGTctcaatttaaaagaaatgcagttatatattatatatatatatatatatatacacacacacacacatacatatatatatatatatatatatatatatacatacatacatacatatatatatacatatatacatacatatacatatatatatacatacatacacatatacatacatacatacatacatacatacatacagtaaatacatatatttacatattaggGCTGTCCACGATTGAAGAAATCTGTAGTCAGTTAACACTTATACAATTTTGTCGACTAATCGATTACTGATTAAATCGACACATCTGGTAAACGCGATTTTCTCCACAAAGAACCATGCCAAAGCACCACTTTTTCTTCCACTGTGAAATATTTCTGCTTGAAACCACGTTACTGCACATAACAGTAATGTGGTTTTCAGTGTGTGACATGCTCACTTCCTTCCTTTACATAACTGTATACACCTCTGGAACCAGCCTGGACCTTCTCAAGAACAGCCTTATCAGCACATTGTAAACTATTTAGATAGATTTAAGTATATTTAGAGAATAACTTAATACATTGAAGCAAAGCAGCACAGTtgatgaaaagcttttttttaaagtttgtctTATACTTACATGGAGAACAATCCTTAAACCAGTGCTTTTAAATTGATGGAGAAACTCTTTGTATTGCTATGACAAATCCATGTTGTATGTCCTCCAATCTAGCTCATATTTTACAGCACAGCCTGTATTCACCTGGTGGATACTCActatgaaaaattaataaaatgtccCAGTGAGCCATTTTtctggtgtttggtgttttttgcccccagcgtctccttccaggcagcgctgcaaTGGCTATgcttagggttaaggttagctGCCTGAAAGGCAACATTGGAGGCAAAAAACCCCATCGAGCAATTTTTCTGCTAAGAAAAGGTCTATTGGGTGTATTATTTCATATATTAGTGATGCGTGTATCTAAAACGCTGGAGCAGAATCGGTGCCAATACTGACCATTTTTACCAGATTGAGTATTGGCCATGATGTTACCACCATGATATGTCTGCTTCCTCCTCATACCAAAATGCAGAATCTATAAATATGTTATTATTCttcattttaaaagttgaaCTGCTGGATCCAAGATGTCTCCTGGGTCACTGAAAAGTCCCCTCTCAACATGCAGTGTGTATGCACTGGAGGCTTAAAGCATCCCGTCACACTTGTGTACGTTGCATATTGGACCTTTTTTCTTCCAAactagttgtgatgtcacaaaatcTTGCTTGTATGTACACGTCTAAAACTCATACATTACTCTGCACAATGCAGGTCAAACATACAACAGAAGTAACTAGAcgtaaaaaaactttttttaagagCTTTAGGGAGCTTCTGATAGATGTTGTTCCACCGGCGTTGCATACAGCAAAAATGGGGAATACTAGGTTAGCATGACCCCGTAGTCAAAATGGTCACAATTATGAGAATAAGAAGCAGTTT is a genomic window of Etheostoma spectabile isolate EspeVRDwgs_2016 chromosome 22, UIUC_Espe_1.0, whole genome shotgun sequence containing:
- the nsmaf gene encoding protein FAN isoform X2; amino-acid sequence: MAFLKTQELTKERFSLLLLDLEEYYFEQHTAYHVTTSSKKQRKVRGSFKVCSRSAIFDPEDLSEPILKIPLRDCKKIEFVECENNPFNEPSVISISCVQVIYIKESNVIAPYRNERGEKKVTFQLEGWSKTEDVVQTLLQLHRASRLEKLGDQTAMIAANLQSRLARSSFDKNCFQSVAEMPHMECAVEMVMPLVCNPGHVCITDESLYFQPLNGYPKQVIQIKLNRVRRIYKRRHGLRPLGLEVFCTENDFCSDIYLKFYNSADRDEIYYYIASFLENHMMEHTAESYMLQWQRGHLSNYQYLLHLNNLADRSCNDLSQYPVFPWVIADYTSAQLDMTNAATFRDLSKPVGALNKERLDQLLARYRGMPEPRFLYGSHYSSPGYVLFYLVRVAPEHMLCLQNGRYDHADRMFNSIGDTWKNCLEGATDFKELIPEFYGDDCSFLENKRSLGLGRRQNGSLVGDVVLPAWASDTRDFLQKHKTALESQYVSENLHEWIDLVFGFKQKGSEAVAAHNVFHPLTYEGGIDCDSIEDPDQRIAMLTQILEFGQTPKQLFTLPHPQRITPRFHNITRSPSSSSPVSELSPAFQSEDSSFEDLTEESRKLAWANMGNLKPISSHKIHKEAVTGIAVTRDGAAIFSTSQDSTLKMFSKELKEFQRSMSFSNMALSSCLMLANGKTVVCSSWDNNVYFYSIPYGRRQDTLMGHDDAVSEMCWFDDQLYTASWDSTVKVWQCASDSSSSHKRSQFQLLAELEHDAGVNTIGLNPAGTLLVSGCKDGTITIWDTSSYGTLQQVHCHTGTIHHVAFSPDSRHVLSVGADSCMKVIDVQTGMVISSVKAEEEQRCFCWDGNSVLCGGQSGDLLLWDLLGNTVIKRIPAHSGAVTAMWMSELCSTVITGGEDRQILLWKLPS
- the nsmaf gene encoding protein FAN isoform X1, with product MAFLKTQELTKERFSLLLLDLEEYYFEQHTAYHVTTSSKKQRKVRGSFKVCSRSAIFDPEDLSEPILKIPLRDCKKIEFVECENNPFNEPRPSVISISCVQVIYIKESNVIAPYRNERGEKKVTFQLEGWSKTEDVVQTLLQLHRASRLEKLGDQTAMIAANLQSRLARSSFDKNCFQSVAEMPHMECAVEMVMPLVCNPGHVCITDESLYFQPLNGYPKQVIQIKLNRVRRIYKRRHGLRPLGLEVFCTENDFCSDIYLKFYNSADRDEIYYYIASFLENHMMEHTAESYMLQWQRGHLSNYQYLLHLNNLADRSCNDLSQYPVFPWVIADYTSAQLDMTNAATFRDLSKPVGALNKERLDQLLARYRGMPEPRFLYGSHYSSPGYVLFYLVRVAPEHMLCLQNGRYDHADRMFNSIGDTWKNCLEGATDFKELIPEFYGDDCSFLENKRSLGLGRRQNGSLVGDVVLPAWASDTRDFLQKHKTALESQYVSENLHEWIDLVFGFKQKGSEAVAAHNVFHPLTYEGGIDCDSIEDPDQRIAMLTQILEFGQTPKQLFTLPHPQRITPRFHNITRSPSSSSPVSELSPAFQSEDSSFEDLTEESRKLAWANMGNLKPISSHKIHKEAVTGIAVTRDGAAIFSTSQDSTLKMFSKELKEFQRSMSFSNMALSSCLMLANGKTVVCSSWDNNVYFYSIPYGRRQDTLMGHDDAVSEMCWFDDQLYTASWDSTVKVWQCASDSSSSHKRSQFQLLAELEHDAGVNTIGLNPAGTLLVSGCKDGTITIWDTSSYGTLQQVHCHTGTIHHVAFSPDSRHVLSVGADSCMKVIDVQTGMVISSVKAEEEQRCFCWDGNSVLCGGQSGDLLLWDLLGNTVIKRIPAHSGAVTAMWMSELCSTVITGGEDRQILLWKLPS